A single genomic interval of Hafnia alvei harbors:
- a CDS encoding cytochrome c — translation MKISRQTQLAIVLLSASGLYAQAAPAPMEQRIAHGEYLSRAGDCTACHTAVGGKPFAGGLKMTTPVGAIYSTNITPDRKQGIGEYSFTEFSDAVRKGIRKDGTHLYPAMPYPSFVKINEDDMQDLYLYFQHGVKPVAQANKDSDIPWPLNMRWPLAGWNLLFRHDGVFQPDTQQTTAWNRGAYLVQGLGHCGSCHTPRGIGFQEKALDQSEPEYLSGGTLEGWHAANLRGDKVTGLGQWNEQQIAQFLKSGHTEKSAAFGSMTDVVQDSTQYLNTEDVQAIAVYLKSLQPMGDNAKEPVKDPATYQALASGKATQPGAQLYLDNCAACHRSDGMGYENTFPALAHNPVLLSQDPSSLISIVLKGSHMPITQTAPTGLTMPDFGWRLSDEDVAQLLSFVRTGWGNQAEPVSTSQVKEIRAELPKPKDK, via the coding sequence ATGAAAATAAGTAGACAAACGCAGCTGGCCATCGTGTTACTGAGCGCATCTGGACTTTATGCTCAAGCCGCTCCAGCGCCAATGGAACAACGGATCGCTCATGGTGAATATCTTTCCCGTGCGGGCGACTGTACCGCATGCCATACCGCCGTCGGTGGTAAACCCTTTGCTGGCGGGTTAAAAATGACGACGCCGGTCGGGGCCATCTATTCCACCAATATCACCCCAGATAGAAAACAAGGTATTGGCGAATACAGCTTTACCGAGTTTTCCGACGCGGTGCGCAAAGGTATCCGCAAAGATGGCACCCATCTCTATCCGGCTATGCCCTATCCCTCCTTCGTTAAAATCAACGAAGACGACATGCAGGATCTCTACCTTTATTTCCAGCATGGCGTAAAACCCGTGGCGCAAGCCAACAAAGATAGCGATATCCCATGGCCGCTCAATATGCGCTGGCCGCTGGCTGGCTGGAATCTTTTGTTCCGTCATGACGGCGTATTCCAGCCTGATACTCAGCAGACGACCGCATGGAACCGAGGCGCGTATTTAGTTCAAGGGCTGGGCCACTGTGGTTCTTGCCATACTCCACGCGGGATCGGTTTCCAAGAGAAAGCGTTAGACCAGTCTGAGCCTGAATATCTCAGCGGGGGTACGTTAGAAGGCTGGCACGCGGCCAACTTACGCGGTGATAAAGTCACCGGTCTGGGTCAGTGGAATGAGCAACAGATTGCCCAATTCTTAAAATCCGGCCATACGGAAAAGTCTGCCGCGTTCGGCTCTATGACCGACGTGGTGCAAGACAGCACCCAATATTTAAATACAGAAGATGTGCAGGCTATTGCGGTCTACTTAAAATCGCTGCAGCCGATGGGCGATAACGCCAAAGAACCCGTGAAGGATCCCGCCACCTATCAGGCACTCGCCAGCGGTAAGGCCACTCAACCCGGCGCACAGTTGTATCTTGATAACTGTGCGGCCTGCCACCGTTCAGACGGTATGGGCTATGAAAACACGTTCCCTGCGCTCGCGCATAATCCTGTGCTGCTTAGCCAAGACCCCTCTTCACTCATCAGCATTGTATTAAAAGGTTCTCATATGCCGATTACGCAAACGGCACCAACGGGACTCACCATGCCAGATTTTGGCTGGCGTCTCAGTGATGAAGATGTCGCTCAACTACTGTCATTTGTTCGCACTGGCTGGGGAAACCAAGCAGAGCCTGTCAGCACATCGCAGGTGAAAGAAATTCGCGCCGAGCTGCCAAAGCCTAAAGATAAGTAA
- a CDS encoding porin family protein, with amino-acid sequence MFKQSLCALAIIGTMTGMAQADDYTYVAGGLQVGGITSKSDFDKLVHQNRSDQSKTTMGGFYLRGGYGFENNLFIDARLSGMGNSQRSSGDSLLGLGYHFPINPSTDMYAIIGASGHAISTNFDWDKKRDKSWGSATGEIGVKSHITDKIGMNVAYRYAEYDSRGFNEARIGADYALTSNLAAEIGYTYHNWKVDDQIGEIGLRYTF; translated from the coding sequence ATGTTTAAACAATCCTTATGCGCATTGGCCATCATCGGCACGATGACCGGCATGGCACAAGCCGACGATTACACCTATGTCGCTGGCGGCCTGCAAGTTGGTGGTATCACCAGCAAAAGTGATTTTGATAAATTAGTGCACCAAAACCGTTCAGATCAAAGCAAAACCACCATGGGTGGCTTTTACCTGCGCGGTGGCTACGGATTTGAAAATAATCTGTTCATTGATGCGCGTTTGAGCGGAATGGGAAACAGCCAACGTAGCAGCGGCGATAGCCTACTGGGCCTTGGCTATCATTTCCCCATTAATCCAAGCACCGATATGTATGCGATCATCGGTGCCAGTGGTCACGCCATTTCAACCAATTTTGATTGGGATAAGAAGCGTGATAAAAGCTGGGGCAGCGCAACCGGCGAAATTGGTGTGAAAAGCCACATTACCGATAAAATCGGCATGAACGTCGCCTATCGTTATGCTGAATATGACAGCCGCGGTTTTAACGAAGCGCGAATTGGTGCAGATTATGCCTTAACATCAAATCTTGCGGCCGAAATTGGTTATACCTACCATAATTGGAAAGTGGACGATCAGATCGGTGAGATCGGGCTTCGTTATACTTTCTAG
- the phoP gene encoding two-component system response regulator PhoP: protein MRILVVEDNGLLRHHLSVQMRDMGHQVDAAEDAKEADFFVNEQTPDIAIVDLGLPGEDGLSLIRRWRSEQIKLPILVLTARESWQDKVAVLEAGADDYVTKPFHLEEVIARMQALMRRNSGLASQVITLPPFQIDLSRRELTVNDNLIKLTAFEYTIIETLIRNHAKVVSKDALMLQLYPDAELRESHTIDVLMGRLRKKLQNEYPHEVITTVRGQGYRFDINE from the coding sequence ATGCGAATTCTGGTCGTTGAAGATAATGGTTTGCTTCGTCATCACCTGTCTGTGCAAATGCGCGATATGGGCCATCAGGTCGATGCGGCGGAAGATGCCAAAGAGGCTGATTTTTTTGTTAATGAACAAACGCCAGATATTGCGATTGTTGATTTGGGCTTGCCGGGAGAAGACGGCTTAAGCCTGATCCGCCGTTGGCGTTCAGAGCAAATTAAGCTGCCAATCTTGGTGCTGACCGCTCGTGAGAGCTGGCAGGATAAGGTTGCCGTGCTTGAGGCCGGTGCTGATGACTACGTCACTAAACCTTTCCACCTCGAAGAGGTGATTGCACGTATGCAGGCGCTGATGCGTCGCAACAGCGGATTGGCCTCGCAGGTTATTACCCTGCCGCCGTTCCAGATCGATCTTTCGCGTCGTGAGCTCACGGTTAACGACAATCTGATCAAACTGACCGCATTTGAATACACCATCATCGAAACGTTAATCCGTAACCACGCCAAAGTGGTCAGCAAAGACGCTCTGATGCTACAGCTTTACCCTGATGCCGAACTGCGCGAAAGCCATACTATCGATGTCTTGATGGGGCGACTGCGTAAAAAATTGCAGAACGAATATCCACATGAAGTGATTACAACCGTACGTGGTCAAGGCTACAGGTTCGATATCAACGAATGA
- the phoQ gene encoding two-component system sensor histidine kinase PhoQ: MNLSRWNRFKAQPFSLRTRFLLATAAVVFMLSLAYGVVAVVGYVVSFDKTTFRLLRGESNLFFSLAHWENNKLTITSPPNFDLNAPTLVMIYDDKGKLLWSQRKVPELEKRIEKSWLEKPGFYELDSSTVFSSTVLGDNPKVQDQLKDYDDDDDDAMTHSVAVNQYAATARLPALTIVVVDTIPQELQNSDMVWGWFTYVLIANILLVVPLLWLAAYWSLQPIKAVLIQVRELESGQREQLSENPPRELRGLVRNLNILLNNERQRYTRYRTTLTDLTHSLKTPLAVLQSTLRSLRNGKDLKIEQAEPIMLEQISRISQQIGYYLHRASMQSEHNMLNRELHSVAPLLDSLCSALNKVYQRKGVDITLDISPELTFVGEKNDFMEVMGNVLDNACKYCLEFVEITAQQTDKELIIMIDDDGPGIPESKRELIFRRGQRIDTLRPGQGLGLALVDELLQQYDGEAIITDSQLGGARMSIHFGRQQVSHAVD, encoded by the coding sequence ATGAATCTCTCGCGCTGGAACCGCTTTAAAGCACAGCCGTTCTCGTTAAGAACGCGCTTTCTACTTGCCACCGCAGCCGTAGTTTTCATGCTGTCATTAGCCTATGGCGTGGTTGCAGTGGTTGGTTATGTGGTCAGTTTTGATAAAACCACGTTCCGCTTATTGCGCGGTGAAAGTAATCTGTTTTTCAGCCTGGCGCACTGGGAGAACAATAAGCTCACCATCACCTCTCCGCCCAACTTCGATCTTAATGCACCGACGTTGGTGATGATTTACGATGACAAAGGCAAACTGCTTTGGTCACAGCGTAAAGTTCCTGAGCTTGAAAAACGTATTGAGAAATCTTGGCTAGAAAAGCCTGGATTCTATGAGTTGGACTCCAGCACCGTGTTCAGTAGCACCGTGCTGGGAGACAACCCGAAGGTTCAAGACCAACTCAAAGACTACGATGATGATGATGACGATGCGATGACCCACTCCGTTGCGGTAAATCAATACGCCGCAACGGCGCGTCTACCGGCGCTGACTATCGTCGTCGTCGATACCATTCCGCAGGAGTTACAAAACTCCGATATGGTGTGGGGCTGGTTTACCTACGTCCTGATCGCTAACATTCTGTTAGTCGTACCGCTCCTGTGGTTGGCGGCATACTGGAGTTTGCAGCCGATCAAAGCGGTGCTAATACAGGTCCGTGAGCTTGAAAGCGGACAACGGGAACAACTGAGTGAAAATCCACCGCGCGAGCTGCGTGGGCTGGTACGCAACCTGAATATTTTGCTCAACAATGAGCGCCAGCGTTATACCCGTTATCGCACCACGTTAACTGATTTAACCCATAGTCTGAAAACGCCGTTGGCTGTGCTGCAAAGCACTCTACGCTCATTGCGTAATGGTAAAGACTTAAAAATTGAACAGGCTGAGCCCATTATGCTGGAGCAAATCAGTCGAATTTCACAGCAGATTGGCTACTATTTACACCGTGCCAGCATGCAGTCTGAACACAATATGCTAAACCGCGAACTTCATTCAGTTGCCCCTTTATTAGACAGTCTATGCTCGGCGCTTAATAAAGTTTATCAGCGCAAAGGCGTTGATATTACGCTAGATATTTCTCCTGAGCTTACGTTCGTCGGTGAAAAGAACGACTTTATGGAAGTGATGGGTAATGTGTTGGATAACGCCTGCAAATATTGTCTGGAATTCGTCGAAATCACCGCTCAGCAGACGGATAAAGAACTGATTATCATGATCGACGACGATGGCCCGGGTATTCCAGAGAGCAAACGTGAGCTGATCTTCCGACGCGGGCAGCGCATTGATACCCTGCGTCCAGGACAAGGTCTTGGTTTAGCGTTAGTCGATGAGCTATTACAACAGTACGACGGTGAAGCCATCATTACTGATAGCCAGTTAGGCGGAGCAAGAATGAGCATTCATTTTGGCCGCCAACAGGTTTCACACGCCGTCGACTAA
- a CDS encoding cupin domain-containing protein: MDYQLDLDWNDFLQRYWQKRPVILKRGFKNFVDPISPDELAGLAMENEVDSRLVSQQDGRWQVAHGPFESYDHLSENNWSILVQAVDHWHVPSSALMRPFRKLPDWRTDDLMISFSVPGGGVGPHLDQYDVFIIQGTGRRRWRVGEKHPLRQHSPHPDLLQVEPFDAIIDEEMEPGDILYIPPGFPHEGYALENSLNYSVGFRAPNSRELISGFADFVLANELGSERYSDPDLALRENPSEVQSAELEKLRGMMMSQLQNQDNFNLWFGEFVSQSRHELDIAPPEPPYQAGEIYELLQSGESLERLGGLRVINVAGSCYVNGEIIVTEHSAAAQALAREYVVDAAMLGDALDDPSFLVTLAALINSGYWFFRD, translated from the coding sequence ATGGATTATCAACTTGATCTCGACTGGAATGATTTTTTGCAACGCTACTGGCAAAAACGCCCGGTCATCCTAAAGCGTGGGTTCAAGAATTTTGTTGATCCCATCTCACCCGATGAGCTAGCAGGTCTTGCGATGGAAAACGAGGTTGATAGTCGCCTTGTGAGTCAACAAGATGGCCGCTGGCAAGTGGCTCACGGCCCGTTTGAGAGCTATGACCATCTAAGTGAAAACAATTGGTCTATCCTAGTTCAGGCAGTCGATCACTGGCACGTCCCCTCCAGCGCATTAATGCGCCCATTCCGCAAACTTCCTGACTGGCGAACTGACGATCTCATGATCTCGTTCTCAGTACCGGGCGGCGGCGTGGGGCCTCATTTGGATCAGTACGACGTCTTTATCATTCAGGGTACCGGTCGTCGCCGGTGGCGTGTTGGCGAAAAGCATCCGCTAAGACAACATAGCCCGCATCCCGATTTGCTTCAGGTTGAGCCCTTCGATGCCATCATCGATGAAGAGATGGAGCCGGGTGACATTCTGTATATTCCACCAGGGTTCCCACATGAAGGCTATGCGCTAGAGAACTCACTGAACTACTCGGTTGGCTTCCGCGCCCCCAATAGCCGTGAGCTCATCAGCGGCTTTGCCGATTTTGTGCTGGCCAACGAACTGGGCAGCGAACGCTACAGCGATCCCGATCTTGCCCTGCGCGAAAACCCTTCTGAGGTTCAAAGCGCCGAATTGGAAAAACTGCGTGGCATGATGATGAGCCAATTGCAGAATCAAGATAATTTCAACCTTTGGTTTGGTGAATTTGTTAGCCAGTCACGCCATGAGCTGGATATTGCACCACCTGAACCGCCCTATCAGGCCGGTGAGATTTACGAATTACTCCAATCAGGTGAATCCCTTGAACGACTGGGCGGGCTTCGTGTTATCAACGTAGCAGGTAGCTGTTATGTCAACGGTGAGATTATTGTCACTGAACACAGCGCTGCTGCGCAGGCCTTAGCACGTGAATACGTCGTTGACGCAGCGATGCTGGGAGACGCGCTTGACGATCCAAGCTTCCTCGTTACATTGGCAGCTTTGATTAATAGCGGCTATTGGTTCTTCCGCGATTAA